In the Enterococcus saigonensis genome, one interval contains:
- a CDS encoding acetyl-CoA carboxylase biotin carboxylase subunit: MFSKVLIANRGEIAVRVIRACRELGIQTVAVYSEADKNALHAEMADEAICIGPAKASDSYLNVQQILSAAIVTKAEAIHPGFGFLSENSRFAAMCEECNITFIGPKSETIDAMGNKINARQLMIKADVPVIPGSQGALATVNEALTLAEEIGYPVMLKAAAGGGGKGIRKVLSQDELPQHFKSAQQEAKAAFGNDAMYLEKIVYPARHIEVQILGDNYGNIIHLGERDCSLQRNNQKVLEEAPSVVISEQKRAELGAAAVRAAKAVNYRNAGTIEFLMDESGSFYFMEMNTRIQVEHPITEMITGIDLVKKQLEIAVGEEITLKQNDIKISGHAIECRINAENPAFNFAPAPGTIHNLFLPSGGLGLRVESGMYSGYTIPPYYDSMIAKVIVHGQTRFEALMKMQRALGELVTDGVTTNSEFQMDLISHPNVIAGDYDTAFLQTVFLPDWTPEA, translated from the coding sequence ATGTTTTCAAAAGTTTTAATTGCAAATCGTGGCGAAATCGCGGTACGTGTCATTCGTGCGTGTCGCGAATTGGGGATTCAAACAGTTGCAGTTTATTCTGAGGCGGATAAAAATGCTTTGCATGCCGAAATGGCCGATGAAGCAATTTGCATTGGCCCTGCGAAGGCCAGTGATTCTTATTTGAATGTGCAACAGATTTTAAGCGCTGCGATTGTTACAAAAGCAGAGGCGATTCATCCAGGTTTTGGATTCTTGTCAGAAAATAGTCGCTTCGCTGCAATGTGTGAAGAGTGCAATATTACATTTATTGGACCTAAGAGTGAAACGATTGATGCGATGGGAAATAAAATTAATGCACGACAACTTATGATAAAAGCAGATGTTCCTGTTATTCCAGGCAGCCAAGGTGCATTGGCTACTGTCAATGAAGCACTAACTTTGGCTGAAGAAATTGGTTATCCAGTAATGCTAAAAGCTGCTGCAGGTGGTGGAGGTAAGGGAATTCGCAAAGTACTATCCCAAGATGAATTGCCACAACACTTTAAATCTGCACAACAAGAAGCAAAAGCAGCTTTTGGCAATGATGCCATGTATTTAGAAAAGATTGTTTATCCTGCTCGTCATATTGAAGTTCAAATTTTAGGGGATAATTATGGTAATATCATTCATTTGGGCGAGCGGGACTGTTCCTTGCAACGTAATAATCAAAAAGTTTTAGAAGAAGCGCCATCAGTTGTAATTTCTGAACAAAAGCGAGCTGAACTAGGAGCGGCAGCAGTGCGGGCAGCAAAAGCTGTGAACTATCGTAACGCGGGTACAATTGAATTTTTAATGGATGAAAGTGGCTCTTTTTATTTCATGGAAATGAATACTCGAATTCAAGTAGAACACCCTATCACTGAAATGATCACAGGTATTGACCTTGTAAAAAAACAACTGGAAATTGCTGTCGGTGAAGAGATAACTTTAAAACAAAATGATATAAAAATCAGTGGGCATGCCATTGAATGTCGAATTAACGCAGAAAATCCGGCTTTTAATTTCGCTCCTGCACCAGGTACAATCCATAATTTATTTTTACCAAGTGGAGGATTAGGGCTACGCGTTGAAAGCGGGATGTATTCAGGCTATACAATTCCGCCATATTATGATTCTATGATTGCAAAAGTTATTGTTCACGGCCAGACACGTTTTGAAGCATTAATGAAAATGCAACGGGCACTAGGTGAGTTGGTCACAGATGGTGTGACAACTAATTCTGAATTTCAAATGGATTTAATTTCACATCCTAATGTAATTGCCGGTGATTACGATACTGCCTTTTTACAAACTGTCTTTTTACCGGATTGGACACCTGAGGCTTAG
- the accD gene encoding acetyl-CoA carboxylase, carboxyltransferase subunit beta — translation MALFKKKKYIRINPNRTQAPSQKPQVPDNLWAKCPNCKHMLYTKDIGAEKICPYCGYNFRISAWERIAITIDEKSFDEWDTDIFTNDPLNFPRYKEKIKQTQEKTGLHEAVLTGEATINKLPFALGIMDPHFIMGSMGSIVGEKITRLFEKALQKNLPVVIFTASGGARMQEGIFSLMQMAKISAAVKRHSNAGLFYLTVLTDPTTGGVTASFAMQGDIILAEPQSLIGFAGRRVIEQTIKQELPENFQKAEFLLEHGFVDQIVPRTELKVKIEHLLQLHTTEGWLAK, via the coding sequence TTGGCTTTATTCAAAAAGAAAAAATACATTCGGATTAATCCCAACCGCACACAGGCACCAAGTCAAAAACCACAAGTTCCAGATAATTTGTGGGCTAAGTGTCCGAACTGTAAACACATGCTTTATACAAAAGATATTGGCGCAGAAAAAATTTGTCCTTATTGTGGTTATAATTTTAGAATTAGTGCGTGGGAAAGAATTGCTATTACCATTGATGAAAAAAGTTTTGATGAATGGGACACTGATATATTTACTAATGACCCACTAAATTTTCCCCGTTATAAGGAAAAGATCAAGCAAACACAAGAAAAAACTGGACTACACGAAGCAGTATTGACCGGTGAAGCAACAATTAACAAGCTACCTTTCGCTTTGGGAATTATGGATCCGCATTTTATTATGGGAAGTATGGGGAGCATAGTTGGTGAAAAAATTACCCGTCTATTTGAAAAAGCACTTCAGAAAAATTTGCCCGTAGTGATTTTCACAGCTTCTGGAGGAGCTAGAATGCAAGAAGGTATTTTTTCATTAATGCAAATGGCAAAAATCTCTGCAGCGGTAAAACGCCATAGTAATGCTGGTTTATTTTACTTAACCGTCTTAACTGATCCCACAACTGGTGGTGTCACGGCAAGTTTTGCCATGCAAGGAGATATTATCCTGGCAGAACCACAAAGTCTAATTGGTTTTGCCGGGCGCCGGGTGATTGAACAGACGATTAAACAAGAATTGCCAGAAAATTTCCAAAAAGCAGAATTTTTGTTAGAACATGGGTTTGTTGATCAAATTGTGCCGCGCACCGAGTTAAAAGTTAAAATAGAACATTTGCTACAATTACACACGACAGAAGGGTGGCTGGCAAAATGA
- a CDS encoding acetyl-CoA carboxylase carboxyl transferase subunit alpha — protein MTAAHEIVQLARGKERLTALEFFDLIFDDYEGFHGDRLFADDEAVVGGIATLDKKPVTVIGIQKGRDLQENLKTNFGSPHPEGYRKALRLMRQAEKFRRPVITFINTAGAYCGIGAEERGEGEAIAKNLMEMSDLQVPIIAIIIGEGGSGGALALAVGDEVWMMEHSIYAILSPEGFASILWKDGSRAHEAAGLMKITAQELYDLKVIEKVIPETKDGKMLSHEVIIQYMQKEIAEKLALLSKKDTTTLLTERYERFRKF, from the coding sequence ATGACCGCGGCTCACGAAATTGTGCAGTTGGCGCGGGGAAAAGAGCGGCTGACTGCTTTGGAATTTTTTGATTTGATTTTTGACGACTATGAAGGATTTCACGGAGATCGATTATTTGCTGATGATGAAGCGGTCGTTGGTGGCATTGCGACATTGGATAAGAAACCAGTTACGGTCATTGGAATCCAAAAAGGACGAGATTTACAAGAAAATTTAAAAACGAATTTCGGTTCACCCCATCCTGAAGGTTACCGGAAGGCGTTACGATTAATGAGACAGGCGGAAAAATTTAGACGTCCTGTAATTACATTTATTAATACTGCTGGTGCATATTGCGGCATTGGGGCTGAAGAAAGAGGCGAAGGTGAAGCAATTGCCAAAAACCTAATGGAAATGTCTGATCTGCAGGTTCCAATTATTGCAATTATCATCGGTGAAGGTGGTAGTGGTGGTGCTTTAGCATTGGCTGTCGGTGATGAAGTGTGGATGATGGAACATTCCATTTATGCTATTTTGTCTCCTGAAGGTTTTGCTTCTATCTTGTGGAAAGATGGTAGTCGTGCTCACGAAGCAGCTGGATTAATGAAAATTACAGCACAAGAATTATATGACTTAAAAGTAATTGAAAAAGTAATTCCTGAAACAAAAGATGGAAAAATGCTGTCACATGAAGTTATTATTCAATATATGCAAAAAGAAATTGCTGAAAAATTAGCACTATTATCAAAAAAAGATACGACAACTTTACTAACAGAACGTTATGAGCGTTTCCGTAAATTCTAA
- a CDS encoding NUDIX hydrolase, which produces MKEIIAAITAYQPITPQEVTDKKLFLEKIQYQKNLLTRENKEYHFSSSAWVVNPNYTKTLMVFHNIYQSYAWTGGHADGMDNLLQVAKKELVEETGITNYHEVTKTLFSFDILPVPAHYKNGEFVKAHYHINTTYLFEAPENQNLQIKPDENSDVRWINAASLEQEVAEIAMQPYYRKLMNKAQKFKN; this is translated from the coding sequence ATGAAAGAAATTATTGCAGCCATAACAGCATATCAGCCGATTACACCGCAAGAAGTTACCGATAAAAAACTATTTTTAGAGAAAATTCAATATCAAAAAAATTTATTGACGCGAGAAAATAAAGAGTACCATTTTTCATCTTCTGCTTGGGTTGTCAACCCTAATTATACTAAGACGTTAATGGTTTTTCATAATATTTATCAATCTTATGCTTGGACGGGTGGACATGCAGATGGCATGGATAATTTGTTGCAAGTTGCGAAAAAAGAATTGGTGGAAGAAACGGGAATTACAAACTATCATGAAGTTACCAAAACGTTATTTTCTTTTGATATTTTACCTGTACCAGCGCATTATAAGAATGGAGAATTTGTCAAAGCACACTACCATATCAATACTACCTATCTTTTTGAGGCACCGGAAAATCAAAACCTGCAAATTAAACCTGATGAAAATAGCGATGTCAGGTGGATTAACGCTGCTAGTTTAGAGCAAGAAGTTGCAGAAATTGCGATGCAACCATATTATCGTAAATTAATGAATAAGGCACAAAAGTTTAAAAACTAA
- a CDS encoding transporter substrate-binding domain-containing protein — protein sequence MKKILTSLAIVGACFLLTACGSKKEEDKLAGIKASGVLKVGTSAEFAPFEFHTLVAGEDKIVGADIDLAQAIADKLGVKLKIEDMEFNAVLATLKEGKVDLGIAGISATPTRQKSFDFSTNYYNPPQKVVINKKNAANYNSIASLKGKKIGAQKGSIQEDVVKNQMKDPQIVSVAKVPNLILEVKQGSIDALVVEETVGASYIAQNPELQFATIDLKSSDDEAYAIAMQKGSQNLKKEINKIIQELMDSGEIEKYVKENTAIANKTTKK from the coding sequence ATGAAAAAAATTTTGACAAGTTTAGCGATTGTGGGGGCCTGTTTTTTGTTAACAGCCTGTGGTAGTAAAAAAGAAGAAGACAAATTAGCCGGAATTAAAGCAAGTGGCGTATTGAAAGTGGGGACTTCAGCTGAGTTTGCGCCATTTGAATTTCATACATTAGTTGCTGGCGAAGATAAAATTGTGGGAGCGGATATAGATTTAGCACAAGCGATTGCTGATAAATTAGGTGTGAAATTAAAAATTGAAGATATGGAATTCAATGCTGTTTTAGCTACCTTAAAAGAAGGAAAAGTTGATTTAGGTATTGCGGGCATCTCTGCCACGCCTACGCGCCAAAAATCCTTTGATTTTTCGACTAATTATTACAATCCTCCTCAAAAAGTTGTTATTAATAAAAAAAATGCAGCAAACTATAATTCTATTGCTAGTTTAAAAGGTAAAAAAATTGGCGCACAAAAAGGTTCTATTCAAGAAGACGTTGTAAAAAATCAAATGAAAGATCCGCAAATTGTTTCTGTAGCGAAAGTTCCCAATTTGATTTTAGAAGTAAAACAAGGTTCTATTGATGCATTAGTTGTTGAAGAAACTGTGGGCGCTTCTTATATTGCCCAAAATCCAGAATTACAGTTTGCAACGATTGATCTAAAATCTAGTGATGATGAGGCTTATGCGATTGCGATGCAAAAAGGCAGTCAAAACTTAAAAAAAGAAATTAATAAAATTATTCAAGAATTAATGGATTCTGGAGAAATAGAAAAATACGTCAAAGAAAATACTGCTATCGCAAATAAAACAACCAAAAAATAA
- a CDS encoding amino acid ABC transporter permease, producing the protein MDFSFLAEYYPYFLYGTVITLIISVVTIIIGTLIGILMALAKLSSVTPLKWLANIYIEIFRCTPMLIQIMIGFVLLQGTFSAPTIAIGILKLDFTRLIPGIIVISLNSGAYVAEIVRGGIQSVDIGQSEAASSLGLKPMQAMRYVIFPQALRNILPPMGNEFIILMKDSSLLSTIGIYELMNTAQIVITNSYIPLEPYFVAAAIYFVITFSTGRLLAWWEQKMGMGYSR; encoded by the coding sequence ATGGATTTTTCTTTTTTAGCTGAATATTATCCATATTTCTTATATGGAACTGTTATCACTTTGATTATTTCTGTGGTAACCATCATTATTGGAACTTTAATTGGAATTTTAATGGCATTAGCCAAACTTAGCTCCGTTACGCCATTGAAATGGTTGGCAAATATTTATATTGAAATATTTCGCTGTACGCCAATGTTAATTCAAATTATGATTGGGTTTGTCTTGTTACAAGGAACTTTTTCTGCTCCAACAATTGCTATTGGTATTTTAAAATTGGATTTTACCCGTTTGATTCCGGGCATTATCGTCATTTCTTTAAATTCGGGAGCTTATGTCGCTGAAATTGTGCGTGGAGGCATTCAATCGGTTGACATTGGTCAAAGTGAGGCGGCTAGCTCGCTAGGGTTAAAACCAATGCAGGCAATGCGTTATGTTATCTTTCCTCAAGCATTGCGTAATATTTTACCGCCAATGGGCAATGAGTTTATTATTTTGATGAAAGATTCATCATTACTTTCTACAATTGGTATTTATGAGTTGATGAATACCGCTCAAATTGTTATTACAAATTCTTATATTCCGCTGGAACCGTATTTTGTAGCAGCTGCTATTTATTTTGTTATAACTTTTTCAACGGGGCGACTTTTAGCTTGGTGGGAACAAAAAATGGGGATGGGCTATAGTCGTTAA
- a CDS encoding amino acid ABC transporter ATP-binding protein codes for MSVLIDVKDLHKSFKNNAVLKGIDTQIQKGEVVVIIGPSGSGKSTFLRCLNLLETPTKGNIFFENQNITDPKNDLYQMRERMGMVFQNFNLFPNMKVLDNITLAPRKVKNMSSAEAEVIAQELLKKVGLADKAAAYPQSLSGGQKQRIAIARALAMQPEVMLFDEPTSALDPEMVGEVLQVMQDLAKEGMTMVIVTHEMGFAKEVGNRVLFMDEGIIREEGTPAAIFDNPKNERTVSFLSKVLS; via the coding sequence ATGTCTGTTTTAATCGATGTGAAAGACTTGCACAAGTCTTTCAAAAATAATGCAGTTTTAAAAGGAATCGATACACAAATTCAAAAAGGGGAAGTAGTAGTGATTATTGGACCATCAGGTTCAGGAAAGAGTACTTTTTTACGCTGTTTGAATTTGTTAGAAACACCTACAAAAGGTAATATTTTTTTTGAAAATCAAAATATTACTGACCCAAAAAACGATTTGTATCAAATGCGAGAAAGAATGGGGATGGTTTTTCAAAATTTCAATTTATTCCCTAATATGAAGGTTTTGGACAATATTACATTAGCGCCGCGTAAGGTCAAAAATATGTCCAGTGCTGAAGCCGAAGTAATTGCACAAGAGTTATTAAAAAAAGTGGGCTTGGCTGATAAAGCGGCAGCTTATCCTCAGTCATTATCAGGTGGGCAAAAGCAACGGATAGCTATTGCTAGAGCGTTAGCTATGCAACCAGAAGTTATGCTTTTTGATGAACCAACCTCTGCTTTAGATCCTGAAATGGTTGGTGAGGTCTTGCAAGTAATGCAAGATTTAGCAAAAGAAGGGATGACCATGGTGATTGTAACCCATGAAATGGGCTTCGCTAAAGAAGTAGGTAACCGCGTATTATTTATGGATGAGGGGATTATTAGAGAAGAAGGGACACCTGCAGCGATTTTTGACAATCCAAAAAATGAACGGACAGTTAGTTTCTTATCAAAAGTTTTATCTTAA
- a CDS encoding sensor histidine kinase, whose product MDFFYIGNYAISLLTIFCLKKKRTIPDIIATSFFYGLTIFFLGDYSVLVRQIAFILINFGSFYYSEKTIPQAVTKSFIIEPLQQFSTTIILSLSSLFILKNSIDLSPVMLLLLPALLSCVVAILLRKLLIRLESINQILTPVMMVFSIILFAYTLYPIFVFDVTYTFNDNWLNNRSLTGIFIAFFITLTILLTLNWLNDRKRKRLVDDQIQLELDRAYINQLEQHSLEIRKFRHDQSNLLLSINAFIAEDNFPGLKDYYSKHVGIQARSINSLDRQLTSLANIDNLPIKSIVYTKLQLANIQGIEVTLEVLDSIHISNKNVASLVRILGIFLDNSIEALKDLGYGSLSVAFFKIEDTIHIIIQNDCDSSIIQSISLLEEEGFSTKGKNRGLGLSNVKALLRNRPFLLETNISENKFTQELIVLPERG is encoded by the coding sequence ATGGATTTTTTTTACATTGGGAACTACGCTATTTCGCTCCTTACAATTTTTTGTTTAAAGAAAAAACGTACAATACCAGATATTATTGCTACTTCGTTCTTTTACGGTCTCACAATTTTCTTTCTAGGAGACTACAGTGTTCTAGTAAGACAAATAGCATTTATTTTAATCAATTTTGGTTCATTTTATTATTCTGAAAAGACCATTCCACAAGCTGTTACTAAATCCTTCATTATAGAACCATTACAACAATTTAGTACTACCATCATTCTTTCTCTTAGTTCACTGTTCATTCTGAAGAATTCAATCGATCTTTCTCCAGTAATGCTGCTCTTGCTACCAGCACTATTATCGTGTGTAGTAGCAATTTTATTAAGGAAACTACTTATAAGACTTGAATCTATTAACCAAATTTTGACTCCTGTTATGATGGTGTTTTCTATCATACTCTTTGCCTATACGCTCTATCCTATTTTTGTTTTTGATGTAACATATACTTTCAACGATAATTGGTTAAACAATCGGTCCTTAACAGGTATTTTTATTGCCTTTTTTATCACTCTAACCATTCTACTTACGCTCAATTGGTTAAATGATCGAAAAAGAAAAAGATTAGTTGATGATCAAATTCAACTTGAACTCGATCGTGCTTATATAAATCAATTAGAACAACATTCTTTGGAAATACGGAAATTTAGACATGATCAAAGTAATCTACTACTCAGCATAAATGCATTTATTGCCGAAGATAATTTTCCTGGATTAAAAGATTACTATAGTAAACATGTAGGGATTCAAGCTAGATCAATCAACTCTTTGGATAGGCAATTAACATCATTAGCGAATATTGATAATTTACCTATTAAAAGCATTGTCTACACTAAACTTCAACTCGCAAATATCCAAGGAATAGAAGTTACTCTAGAAGTTTTGGATTCAATTCATATTAGTAATAAAAATGTAGCATCACTAGTTAGGATATTAGGTATTTTTTTGGACAACTCTATTGAAGCTCTAAAAGATTTAGGATACGGATCATTATCCGTCGCTTTTTTTAAAATAGAAGATACGATTCATATCATAATTCAAAATGATTGCGACTCCTCTATTATCCAATCAATTTCACTTCTAGAAGAAGAAGGATTTTCAACAAAAGGTAAAAATCGTGGACTAGGCCTTTCTAATGTGAAGGCTCTTCTAAGAAATAGACCCTTTTTGCTTGAAACAAATATTTCTGAAAACAAATTCACCCAAGAATTGATTGTTTTGCCTGAGAGGGGATAG
- a CDS encoding LytR/AlgR family response regulator transcription factor, with amino-acid sequence MYDILICEDDKIQLNQITKIITNLIMIEDFPMKVILSTNSPEEIISHIISNLGTNFIYFLDIDLDSYMNGIELAEKIREIDSLGKIIFITAHEEMAPLTFKYKVEALDFISKCEGIDLSGNIDTVLTTILKRDSLNLEKKERLSISIGSSKKIFKNDDVLFFETTGEPHRLYLQSKTGRLEFYGNLKDMEKHGDQFWRVHKTCVVNTDNILEMDEKRRLLTMPNNLICPISRGQLKKLKQIL; translated from the coding sequence ATGTATGACATACTTATTTGTGAAGATGATAAAATCCAGCTCAATCAAATAACAAAAATCATTACTAATCTAATCATGATTGAAGATTTTCCAATGAAGGTTATTTTATCTACAAATTCTCCTGAGGAAATTATTTCCCATATTATTAGCAATTTGGGCACAAACTTTATCTATTTTCTAGATATAGATTTAGACTCTTACATGAACGGTATTGAACTTGCTGAAAAAATTAGGGAGATAGACTCATTAGGAAAAATTATTTTTATTACAGCTCACGAGGAGATGGCTCCCCTAACATTTAAGTACAAAGTAGAAGCTCTCGACTTCATCTCTAAATGCGAAGGCATAGACTTATCTGGCAATATAGATACTGTTCTGACTACTATTTTAAAAAGAGACTCTTTGAATCTAGAAAAGAAAGAGCGATTAAGTATCTCAATAGGAAGTTCAAAAAAAATCTTCAAGAATGATGATGTACTTTTCTTTGAAACAACAGGAGAACCTCATCGCCTCTATCTTCAATCGAAAACTGGTAGACTAGAATTCTATGGAAACCTAAAAGATATGGAGAAACACGGAGATCAGTTTTGGCGTGTTCACAAAACTTGTGTTGTTAATACGGATAATATTTTGGAGATGGATGAAAAAAGGCGGTTATTAACAATGCCAAATAACTTAATCTGCCCAATCAGTCGTGGGCAATTAAAAAAACTGAAACAGATTTTATGA
- a CDS encoding replication initiation factor domain-containing protein, with amino-acid sequence MRTSANFKGGDQMTKSTQNVLGKVDWFQAVLHQVSYQTVFQDLLKISLESVSIQAGSLKHEEYDIVYTCGFLKYYTYHQPEKAKERGTLVLSGQACTTYEWILLSYNPKANVFQELATRFYEHASQTAFTFEIKRLDLALDDYNEVPYFTVEQLHNKLKRKQFLSKGRSYQLHDSEFDAKQRAKTVSIGVRGSACMFRAYDKAKEMAKDFDGVKQEEILARAPQIRLEVETRNDVADSLFRTIAFLPQDQCIANLIRGFLQTELTFYTDGSLKQVCRWWQDYLKPSLVPTITRQYQVSSFDRSLNWYEYGGPMALTQALFFLHHEGVGIDPSLLEIRPNYEWTPELSDRMIQYVSEQQRPDLIPLIQERTKKASITSQ; translated from the coding sequence TTGCGAACAAGCGCAAATTTTAAAGGAGGTGACCAAATGACCAAAAGTACCCAGAATGTGCTAGGAAAAGTAGACTGGTTTCAAGCCGTCTTGCATCAAGTCAGTTATCAGACGGTCTTTCAAGACTTATTAAAAATCAGTTTAGAATCCGTCTCGATTCAAGCAGGCAGTTTAAAACATGAAGAATACGATATTGTGTACACCTGTGGTTTTCTCAAATACTACACCTATCATCAGCCAGAAAAGGCCAAAGAACGCGGAACCCTTGTCTTAAGCGGGCAAGCCTGTACCACCTATGAATGGATCTTGCTTTCGTATAACCCCAAGGCGAATGTCTTTCAAGAACTCGCCACCCGTTTTTACGAGCATGCTAGTCAAACCGCCTTCACCTTTGAAATCAAGCGGCTAGATTTAGCCTTAGATGATTACAATGAAGTGCCCTACTTCACGGTAGAACAACTCCACAATAAGTTGAAACGGAAGCAATTCCTTTCAAAAGGACGAAGCTATCAACTCCATGACAGCGAGTTTGATGCCAAACAACGGGCAAAAACGGTTAGTATCGGCGTTCGAGGATCGGCTTGTATGTTTCGGGCCTACGACAAAGCCAAAGAAATGGCCAAAGATTTTGATGGAGTGAAACAAGAGGAAATTCTGGCTCGGGCTCCCCAAATTCGGTTGGAAGTCGAAACACGAAATGACGTGGCAGATAGTCTCTTTCGAACCATTGCTTTTTTACCGCAAGATCAATGTATCGCAAACTTAATTCGAGGATTTCTACAAACGGAACTTACCTTTTACACCGACGGCTCCTTAAAGCAGGTCTGTCGTTGGTGGCAGGACTACCTAAAACCAAGTCTAGTTCCCACTATCACCCGGCAATATCAAGTGAGTAGCTTTGACCGTTCCTTGAACTGGTATGAATACGGTGGACCCATGGCATTAACTCAGGCACTCTTTTTCTTGCATCATGAGGGTGTCGGGATTGACCCAAGTTTGTTAGAGATTCGACCCAATTATGAATGGACCCCCGAACTTTCTGATCGCATGATTCAATACGTCAGCGAGCAACAACGTCCCGATTTGATTCCGCTTATTCAAGAACGCACCAAAAAAGCGTCCATCACTTCCCAATAA
- a CDS encoding helix-turn-helix domain-containing protein, with amino-acid sequence MIENFGGNVARLRKEMGLSQTELAEKIGVQKQTISNIERGIRYPTFESLEKFATVFHATPIQLFGSPKEIAVSETTVILDRIDEYDQKVQNLFTLAKILNSHTVKEIDEVAEKLAFIERFFTPQMRLDEDGNPILDRHGKPEMKPVFFDNLPFEEIEKTAKDLAFIQEAQQNQ; translated from the coding sequence ATGATAGAAAACTTTGGCGGCAATGTCGCTCGTTTACGAAAAGAAATGGGACTTTCCCAAACGGAATTAGCAGAAAAGATTGGTGTACAAAAACAAACCATCTCCAATATAGAACGGGGAATTCGCTACCCGACCTTTGAGAGCTTAGAAAAATTTGCGACGGTCTTTCATGCGACACCGATTCAACTCTTTGGTTCACCAAAAGAGATTGCGGTCTCTGAAACAACGGTTATTCTTGATCGCATCGACGAGTACGATCAAAAAGTTCAAAACTTGTTTACTTTGGCGAAAATTTTGAATAGCCATACAGTGAAAGAAATAGACGAGGTAGCAGAAAAGCTAGCCTTTATTGAACGTTTCTTTACCCCGCAAATGCGTTTGGATGAAGACGGAAATCCGATTTTGGATCGTCATGGGAAACCAGAGATGAAACCAGTCTTCTTTGACAACTTACCGTTTGAAGAAATCGAGAAAACCGCAAAAGACTTAGCCTTCATTCAAGAAGCACAACAGAACCAGTAA